CAAGCTCGGAATTAAACCATGACGTATGCATCTAGAGCTAACACCATCGTTCCCGCCGCAAGCCTTGTCTCCCCTATCGCACTATGAATATATGAGACAACCTAAAGGAATATGCAGCGCATGTGACAGGCTTAATAATTTTCCTTCCTTTTTTCGATAACAACCTGTGCCACCGCATAATGCTCACTATGGGAAATGGAAAGATGAACCCCTTCTGAAAAAGGTTTGATGATTACTGGTTTCCCTAGCCCATCTGAATGGATTTCAATATCAAGAAAGGAAAGATTCTTTCCGATCCCTGTACCACAGGCTTTTGAAAAGGCTTCTTTTGCCGCAAAACGGCCAGCTAAATATTCGATTTTTCGTTTTTCTGACAGAGTAACAAATTTATCCTTTTCAGCCGGAGTCAACACACGATCAATAATTTTCTTTTGCCGTTCAA
The DNA window shown above is from Bacillus sp. T3 and carries:
- the acpS gene encoding holo-ACP synthase, encoding MIEGIGIDIVELDRIGELIERQKKIIDRVLTPAEKDKFVTLSEKRKIEYLAGRFAAKEAFSKACGTGIGKNLSFLDIEIHSDGLGKPVIIKPFSEGVHLSISHSEHYAVAQVVIEKRKENY